The proteins below are encoded in one region of Streptomyces marianii:
- a CDS encoding transcriptional regulator, which translates to MPEKNIDFGKFGASGIKGSEAVARQLDRLAAHIATPVTARRGLMARLHYLTTSDRAWQAAKDAGLTVSDRTLKAWMQGTRRPSKANLERIDAAYKTVRRRNVARHLTARLNRAGRGTRVEIHPLDQSGVARQLQRVVAHRTMNVRRWDKIVGSWAAGDHQGLDDAWTADVLPDLGSQWGQYEYVKNIGFAA; encoded by the coding sequence ATGCCGGAGAAGAACATCGACTTCGGGAAGTTCGGCGCGAGCGGCATCAAGGGCAGCGAAGCCGTCGCCCGCCAGCTCGACCGGCTCGCCGCTCACATCGCCACCCCGGTGACCGCCAGGCGCGGCCTGATGGCCCGCCTGCACTACCTGACGACGTCGGACAGGGCCTGGCAGGCAGCCAAGGACGCCGGACTGACCGTGAGCGACCGGACGCTGAAGGCATGGATGCAGGGCACCCGCCGTCCCTCGAAGGCCAACCTGGAACGCATCGACGCCGCCTACAAGACGGTGCGGCGCCGCAACGTCGCCCGCCACCTCACCGCCCGCCTCAACCGCGCAGGCCGCGGCACCCGCGTGGAGATCCACCCCCTCGACCAGTCCGGCGTGGCGCGCCAGCTCCAGCGGGTGGTGGCCCACCGGACGATGAACGTGCGCCGCTGGGACAAGATCGTCGGATCCTGGGCGGCCGGTGACCACCAGGGCCTGGACGACGCCTGGACCGCCGATGTCCTGCCCGATCTGGGCTCCCAGTGGGGCCAGTACGAGTACGTCAAAAACATCGGCTTCGCCGCGTAG
- a CDS encoding helix-turn-helix domain-containing protein produces MSDFDAIDSLLDAVGPQAELPPCQVRRELRERARLSKAQVARALGVSPSTLSGWESGRDPAGEVRTKYAYLLDGLNAKLATETETKTMAEPAAERPVASGTAAAAVTSTSSPEVGQDEDEVELLAVPEPCVLCGRPAEQRVAGFAQHLDPSDCQETPGGTPKPEPAAPSARVHESRTARPSRPVGGKGAAPRGRAFQEPSGPADLIHEAVHAALAEHGGDVEAASAALLKQAIPDAMRLLDETRKGARYDVIAHPWIPDILKKPTSKGADQIWEARPKWTRPELPPGKHDVTALDINGAYLSALKTHLPLGQLEHSSGFAHDRRRAGVHLITPPDWEHDAVLPNPIGQRDEPGPLWVTEPTLRLLLRLSGPKHGLCEPPQIHESYTSGATENLLEKFRIALKDARDTAIADGDGLTLEYVKAMYSKFVSTMGESNYNRELYRPDWMHIIRSQAFANLWMKALKAHDAGLTVVRAMGTDELHVIGDWRRVFPEGRSVTEVKVKDTYTAGGTEAGTGQEQ; encoded by the coding sequence GTGAGTGACTTCGACGCGATCGACTCGCTCCTCGACGCCGTCGGCCCGCAGGCCGAACTCCCGCCCTGCCAGGTACGCCGCGAGCTGCGGGAGCGAGCCCGGCTGTCCAAGGCGCAGGTGGCCCGTGCGCTCGGGGTGAGCCCGTCCACCCTCAGCGGATGGGAGAGCGGCCGGGACCCGGCCGGTGAGGTCCGCACCAAGTACGCCTATCTGCTGGACGGGCTGAACGCCAAGCTCGCCACCGAGACCGAAACCAAGACCATGGCGGAGCCGGCTGCGGAGCGGCCTGTGGCATCAGGCACTGCTGCGGCGGCCGTCACCTCTACGTCTTCGCCGGAAGTCGGCCAGGACGAGGACGAGGTGGAACTGCTCGCCGTGCCCGAGCCGTGTGTGCTGTGCGGCCGTCCGGCCGAACAACGCGTGGCGGGATTCGCTCAGCACCTCGACCCCTCCGACTGTCAGGAGACCCCTGGCGGAACCCCGAAACCCGAGCCCGCCGCGCCGTCTGCCCGGGTCCACGAGTCGCGCACAGCACGCCCGTCCCGCCCGGTCGGAGGGAAAGGTGCGGCCCCGCGCGGGCGGGCGTTCCAGGAGCCGTCCGGGCCGGCCGATTTGATTCACGAAGCGGTGCACGCCGCGCTCGCCGAGCACGGGGGCGATGTCGAAGCCGCGAGCGCCGCGTTGCTGAAGCAGGCGATCCCGGACGCGATGCGCCTGCTGGACGAGACCCGCAAGGGCGCCCGCTACGACGTGATCGCCCACCCCTGGATCCCCGACATCCTCAAGAAGCCGACGTCCAAGGGCGCCGACCAGATCTGGGAGGCCCGCCCCAAGTGGACGCGGCCCGAACTGCCGCCCGGGAAGCACGACGTCACCGCGCTCGACATCAACGGCGCCTATTTGAGCGCACTCAAGACCCACCTCCCGCTCGGTCAGCTGGAACACTCCAGCGGCTTCGCACACGACCGGCGCCGCGCCGGAGTCCACCTGATCACCCCGCCCGACTGGGAGCACGACGCGGTGCTGCCCAACCCGATCGGCCAGCGCGACGAACCAGGCCCCCTGTGGGTCACCGAACCGACCCTGCGCCTGCTGCTGCGCCTGTCCGGACCGAAGCACGGCCTGTGCGAGCCGCCCCAGATCCACGAGTCGTACACCTCGGGCGCCACCGAGAACCTCCTGGAGAAGTTCCGGATCGCCCTCAAGGATGCCCGCGACACCGCGATCGCTGACGGCGACGGGCTGACGCTGGAGTACGTGAAGGCGATGTACTCCAAGTTCGTGTCCACGATGGGGGAGTCGAACTACAACCGGGAGCTCTACCGCCCGGACTGGATGCACATCATCCGCTCCCAGGCATTCGCCAACCTCTGGATGAAGGCGCTCAAGGCCCACGACGCGGGACTGACGGTCGTGCGGGCGATGGGAACCGACGAACTCCACGTCATCGGAGACTGGCGCCGTGTCTTCCCCGAAGGCCGCTCGGTTACCGAGGTGAAGGTCAAGGACACGTACACCGCCGGGGGCACCGAAGCCGGCACAGGGCAGGAGCAGTAA
- a CDS encoding helix-turn-helix domain-containing protein has product MGLTLEESLRLTVAALMQVTGDSQRSVAAVLGLTQTQVSRRQSGAVSWSLRDVDVLAEHYGIGALDLLAGPTRACEALHADRRRSVRAETKGASR; this is encoded by the coding sequence GTGGGATTGACCTTGGAAGAGTCGCTGCGGTTGACGGTGGCCGCGTTGATGCAGGTGACGGGTGACTCGCAGCGGTCGGTGGCGGCAGTTCTGGGGCTGACGCAGACGCAGGTGTCGCGCCGGCAGTCGGGTGCCGTTTCGTGGAGCCTGCGCGACGTGGATGTCCTGGCCGAGCATTACGGCATCGGCGCCCTGGACTTGCTTGCGGGTCCGACCAGAGCATGCGAGGCGCTACACGCCGACCGGCGCCGTTCCGTCCGGGCCGAGACGAAGGGGGCGAGCCGGTGA
- a CDS encoding UvrD-helicase domain-containing protein: MNPTDEQTAAADAFHAGHHLALQAGAGTGKTTTLTLLARTTKRRGRYLAYNRAIAQDARTRFPDTVQCKTAHALAYAAVGHRYTRRLNAPRRPAWQTGQALGITKPIRIGDRDISQKTLSNATLRTVAGFCHTADETITRHHVPRLRGLEDKDLHTQLAAHIVPFARKAWADLQHPDDGAVRFDHDHYLKIWALSQPKIDADFLLLDEAQDTNPVVEQIFLEQRGHAQLVMVGDSAQAIYQWRGAKDVMTGFEGTQLVLSQSFRFGPHLAQEANRWLSIAEAPIRLTGTPAVPTELGHLVRPDAVLCRTNVGAMAHVMDLLAAGYRVGLAGGGDSLRALALAARDLKEGRRTSHPELVLFPSWGELQDYAAHDPAGRDLQPLVDLVDTHGTDAILAALAHLTPEQQAEVTVSTAHKAKGREWPCVKVADDFTPPKDTDKHDDTGRPVPGPISDSEARLAYVAVTRTRRRLDLGGLSWIHEHPDGNPPAR; encoded by the coding sequence ATGAACCCGACCGACGAACAGACGGCCGCGGCCGACGCCTTCCACGCCGGCCACCACCTCGCCCTGCAGGCCGGCGCGGGTACCGGCAAGACCACCACCCTGACCCTGCTCGCCCGCACCACCAAACGCCGCGGCCGCTACCTCGCCTACAACCGGGCCATCGCCCAGGACGCACGCACCCGCTTCCCCGACACCGTGCAGTGCAAGACCGCCCACGCCCTGGCCTACGCCGCCGTCGGCCACCGCTACACCCGCCGCCTGAACGCCCCCCGCCGCCCGGCCTGGCAGACCGGACAGGCCCTCGGCATCACCAAGCCGATCCGCATCGGCGACCGCGACATCTCACAAAAGACCCTCTCCAACGCCACGCTGCGCACCGTGGCCGGCTTCTGCCACACCGCCGACGAGACGATCACCCGCCATCACGTCCCCCGCCTGCGCGGTCTGGAAGACAAGGACCTGCACACCCAACTCGCCGCCCACATCGTGCCGTTCGCCCGCAAAGCCTGGGCCGACCTGCAGCACCCCGACGACGGGGCCGTGCGCTTCGACCACGACCACTACCTGAAGATCTGGGCTCTCAGTCAGCCGAAGATCGACGCCGACTTCCTGCTGCTGGACGAGGCCCAGGACACCAACCCCGTCGTCGAACAGATCTTTCTCGAGCAGCGCGGCCACGCTCAGCTGGTGATGGTCGGCGACTCCGCCCAGGCCATCTACCAGTGGCGCGGCGCCAAAGACGTCATGACAGGCTTCGAGGGCACTCAGCTCGTCCTGTCGCAGTCCTTCCGCTTCGGCCCCCACCTGGCCCAGGAGGCCAACCGCTGGCTTTCCATCGCGGAGGCACCGATCCGCCTGACCGGCACCCCCGCCGTGCCTACCGAACTCGGGCACCTCGTCCGGCCCGACGCCGTGCTGTGCCGCACCAACGTCGGCGCCATGGCCCACGTCATGGACCTGCTGGCCGCCGGATACCGCGTGGGACTGGCCGGGGGAGGGGACAGCCTGCGCGCCCTGGCCCTGGCCGCCCGTGACCTCAAGGAGGGCCGCCGCACCTCCCACCCCGAGCTGGTGCTGTTCCCCTCCTGGGGCGAACTGCAGGACTACGCAGCCCACGACCCGGCCGGACGTGACCTGCAGCCGCTGGTCGACCTCGTCGACACCCACGGCACCGACGCCATCCTGGCCGCCCTCGCTCACCTCACTCCGGAGCAACAGGCCGAGGTGACCGTGTCAACGGCCCACAAGGCCAAAGGCCGTGAATGGCCCTGCGTGAAGGTCGCCGACGACTTCACCCCGCCGAAGGACACCGACAAGCACGACGACACCGGCCGCCCCGTCCCCGGACCGATCAGCGACAGCGAAGCCCGTCTCGCCTATGTCGCCGTCACCCGCACCCGCCGGCGCCTCGACCTCGGCGGCCTCTCCTGGATCCACGAGCACCCCGACGGAAACCCGCCGGCACGCTGA
- a CDS encoding DUF6083 domain-containing protein — protein sequence MRPHSIPGCHWDGSPRTAPARRPLRVAATSPSRLLRAGQSGRCRHCGNRIDLYPRADGRPIALHPAELATAHAPASCHWHLSSGIAHPHGDGSAWCRIPHAVLCPQRTPLCRINPSLTSVRRQLAVRTRRLIDTGVFIPTAAPTSAAPDGPDRPLVRMLLGYYLADGPVEAIRCVAQTSHRTRCPRPVLAPDAPPGSWRLLPVGTQRGQLALSEQVTAVYDLSQLPHAEQRRWRIQRCPAHATTHGAADLALAGWQVFDPLLHAQHLRTGLPYPPAPGSKER from the coding sequence ATGCGCCCCCACTCCATCCCCGGCTGCCACTGGGACGGCAGCCCTCGCACCGCCCCGGCGCGCCGTCCCCTGCGGGTGGCCGCCACCAGTCCCAGCCGCCTGCTGCGCGCCGGCCAGAGCGGCCGCTGCCGCCACTGCGGCAACCGCATCGACCTCTACCCGCGTGCCGACGGGCGTCCCATCGCCCTGCATCCCGCCGAACTGGCCACCGCCCACGCCCCTGCCTCCTGCCACTGGCACCTGAGCTCCGGCATCGCTCACCCGCACGGCGACGGCAGCGCCTGGTGCCGCATTCCGCACGCCGTGCTCTGCCCGCAGCGCACTCCCCTCTGCCGGATCAACCCGTCCCTCACGTCGGTGCGCCGCCAACTCGCCGTACGAACCCGTCGCCTGATCGACACCGGTGTCTTCATCCCCACGGCTGCCCCCACCAGCGCAGCGCCTGACGGCCCCGACCGCCCTCTCGTACGGATGCTGCTGGGCTACTACCTCGCCGACGGCCCCGTGGAGGCCATCCGCTGCGTAGCCCAGACGAGCCACCGAACCCGCTGCCCCCGTCCCGTTCTGGCCCCGGACGCCCCGCCCGGATCCTGGAGACTGCTGCCTGTCGGCACCCAACGCGGCCAACTCGCCCTGTCCGAACAGGTGACGGCCGTCTACGACCTCAGCCAGCTGCCCCATGCCGAACAACGGCGCTGGCGTATCCAGCGCTGCCCCGCGCACGCCACCACCCACGGCGCCGCCGACCTGGCCCTGGCCGGATGGCAGGTCTTCGATCCCCTCCTGCACGCCCAGCACCTGCGTACCGGTCTGCCATACCCACCGGCACCCGGCAGCAAAGAGAGGTGA
- a CDS encoding helix-turn-helix transcriptional regulator, whose translation MTILPPDPDRDALRVTLARLRNAREWTFDELAGRSGLARRTLIDLEHGRAAGTVTTWHALAHAFDVPIEQLLGSLCDDHAPPGSKGA comes from the coding sequence GTGACGATCTTGCCGCCCGACCCGGACCGCGACGCCCTGCGTGTGACGCTGGCGCGGCTGAGGAACGCGCGCGAGTGGACCTTCGACGAACTCGCCGGCCGCAGCGGCTTGGCCCGGCGCACGCTGATCGACCTCGAACACGGCCGGGCCGCAGGCACCGTCACCACCTGGCATGCCCTCGCGCACGCCTTCGATGTCCCCATCGAGCAGCTGCTCGGCTCGCTCTGCGACGACCACGCCCCGCCCGGATCCAAGGGCGCCTGA
- a CDS encoding patatin-like phospholipase family protein, which produces MSGGGSRAAAFHLGCLRALHDRDLLDRIRVVSGISGGSLLAALWAYGPSDFADFDIRTTDLLRRGLQLDIARQAFKPSAAARNLTAAARASTRQLFSRHSDVSVARPANRTDALAAVLTHKAFGPQTMADVTHPGLDVVLTATDLATTNAVRFGSTRSGCSRYGTITEPIHVATAVAASAAYPALLPALERTFTFQHPGGHNQQHTVLLTDGGVYDNLGLSVLEPGRSPHHTQHVYDVPFIISCDAGLGELALKAPHFMPGRLNRSFATVHRKAQDSARSRLHEWAASGRIDGFALAYLGMKDNWLPTPPADLVPRSAVASYPTNFAAMTRSDLEAITTRGEQIMRTVLPMYLRRAHR; this is translated from the coding sequence CTGTCCGGCGGCGGCTCCCGCGCCGCAGCCTTCCACCTCGGCTGCCTGCGCGCCCTTCACGACCGCGATCTCCTCGACCGCATCCGCGTCGTCTCCGGCATCTCCGGTGGCTCCCTCCTCGCCGCCCTGTGGGCCTACGGACCGTCCGACTTCGCCGACTTCGACATCCGCACCACCGACCTCCTGCGCCGCGGCCTCCAACTGGACATCGCACGCCAGGCGTTCAAGCCCTCCGCGGCCGCGCGCAACCTCACCGCAGCCGCCCGCGCAAGCACCCGCCAACTGTTCTCCCGCCACAGCGACGTCAGCGTCGCCCGCCCCGCCAACCGCACCGACGCCCTGGCCGCCGTCCTCACCCACAAGGCGTTCGGCCCCCAGACCATGGCCGATGTCACCCACCCGGGCCTCGACGTCGTTCTCACCGCCACCGATCTGGCCACCACCAACGCCGTGCGCTTCGGCAGCACCCGCAGCGGCTGCTCCCGCTACGGCACCATCACCGAGCCCATCCACGTCGCCACCGCCGTGGCCGCCTCCGCCGCCTACCCCGCGCTCCTGCCCGCCCTGGAACGCACCTTCACCTTCCAGCACCCGGGCGGACACAACCAGCAGCACACCGTGCTGCTCACCGACGGCGGCGTCTACGACAACCTCGGCCTGTCCGTCCTCGAGCCCGGACGCTCACCGCACCACACCCAGCATGTCTACGACGTGCCCTTTATCATCTCCTGCGACGCCGGCCTGGGCGAACTCGCCCTGAAAGCACCGCACTTCATGCCCGGACGACTCAACCGCTCCTTCGCCACCGTCCACCGCAAAGCCCAGGACTCCGCCCGCTCCCGCCTGCACGAGTGGGCCGCGAGCGGACGCATCGACGGCTTCGCCCTCGCCTACCTCGGCATGAAGGACAACTGGCTGCCCACACCGCCCGCCGACCTCGTCCCGCGCAGCGCGGTCGCCTCCTACCCGACCAACTTCGCAGCCATGACCCGCAGCGACCTCGAGGCCATCACCACCCGCGGCGAACAGATCATGCGCACCGTCCTTCCGATGTACCTGCGCCGGGCACACCGCTGA
- a CDS encoding TnsA-like heteromeric transposase endonuclease subunit, translated as MSAVEVAGGLLEGEAVPKAGQGVVALYREPYGPVYSCTADGLQGVVLEEFGPVSEPVPYRGRRGIITYWPVATREQTVVCGSLRQWRLAVELDFEPAWAAFSAGPVELRWRAGGRLRRWRPDFLARTADGVREVLVLKPSGQESLTAARLQVLEEVARSAGWRVRQVREPSGVRARNLGWLAGYRFPAGDEEGQGQALLEAFRQPTGLRAGVAASGLDELTGLDLAYRMLWQRRLLFDTAYPLLPDAMAWTA; from the coding sequence ATGAGTGCGGTGGAGGTCGCCGGCGGACTGCTGGAAGGCGAGGCCGTGCCGAAGGCGGGCCAGGGTGTCGTGGCTTTGTACCGCGAGCCGTACGGGCCGGTGTACTCGTGCACCGCGGACGGGCTTCAGGGCGTGGTGCTGGAGGAGTTCGGGCCGGTGAGCGAGCCGGTGCCCTATCGGGGCCGCAGGGGCATCATCACCTACTGGCCGGTGGCGACGCGGGAGCAGACCGTGGTGTGCGGCAGCCTGCGGCAGTGGCGGCTGGCGGTGGAGCTGGACTTCGAGCCGGCCTGGGCGGCGTTCAGTGCCGGCCCGGTGGAACTGCGGTGGCGGGCAGGAGGCCGCCTTCGCCGCTGGCGCCCCGATTTCCTGGCGCGCACGGCCGATGGTGTACGTGAGGTGCTGGTGCTGAAGCCGTCCGGCCAGGAGAGCCTGACCGCGGCGCGGCTTCAGGTGCTTGAGGAGGTAGCCCGGTCGGCAGGGTGGCGGGTGCGGCAGGTCCGCGAGCCGTCGGGGGTGCGCGCGCGCAATCTCGGGTGGCTGGCGGGCTACCGCTTCCCCGCAGGCGACGAGGAGGGCCAAGGACAGGCGCTGCTGGAGGCGTTCAGGCAGCCGACGGGTCTGCGGGCGGGGGTGGCGGCGAGCGGGCTGGACGAGCTGACGGGGCTGGACCTTGCCTACCGGATGCTCTGGCAGCGGCGGCTGCTGTTCGATACCGCGTATCCGCTGCTGCCCGATGCCATGGCCTGGACGGCCTGA
- a CDS encoding DDE-type integrase/transposase/recombinase, giving the protein MAGADEGRSAGPLSIGALVRWHQREWEVAEWQGPLVTLVPQDGAEAPRAVSFRWLVGAEDFAVLSGGAAPAAGGAALEGRGRLEGQEEEAELWQARMVEIDTGLAPGRSEHARGFGPDTTLAQRCAAMSARLAADGIRCSAHTLADKRRKWKAAGENPVVLLPAGREKRPGGFTDPRCLFAMQEVAARRAHASDVTIDVIREEVEDLLHSRYAKELGSAGVAALLPSRSTFYLRMKESGLADALSKPTRSRAALASTPPLPHGGREVVLRPGQVTQTDTTPLRILARGDDGRPTATELTSLIDVANHTVCALMITPSRPRDAESGQAGQATRAIDLTLMLAQAFAPWPVMPGWDPLSAAAASSLPFGALRAADERFTEATAARPVIRPELIIYDQGSPYVSEHFTEVCDRLRIARRPARKKTPTDKPLPEHFFVTLAHRFSQHVTHGWQGRSHKKRGRGIDRMPLYTIAELQQMAQEWVALEYQQTPDAGLRDPFRPHVVLSPNEMYAVQVARSGYRAVPLSPAENRSFLLRQWVRPGKGGFMIDYRIYQPIAQDAGHYREILLRGGSKLPGRGDQWECRFNPYHPERVWLYDHTAGTWVTCDFRLRHLLHDPWTADMWQEHAERHLAAGGSKQDEEAIALSLAQRDRRRRSRRPPPKRTGAEPPFQGLELETEQPSQDPYAGLEEFDLSTLRPYPALPISPMAPPSAPATSLLPAGSNDVGPTSGSGLAPHPLAALFPDDGDGSGPQALTAEAPASVDEVVDAELLDDPNPDDDEAENDVWDV; this is encoded by the coding sequence ATGGCGGGAGCAGATGAGGGCCGGTCTGCGGGACCGCTGTCCATCGGGGCGCTGGTGCGCTGGCACCAGCGCGAGTGGGAGGTGGCGGAGTGGCAGGGGCCGCTGGTCACGCTGGTGCCGCAGGACGGCGCGGAGGCGCCCCGGGCGGTGTCCTTCCGGTGGCTGGTGGGCGCGGAGGATTTCGCTGTTCTCAGCGGGGGTGCGGCACCGGCCGCGGGCGGGGCGGCACTTGAGGGGCGAGGGCGGCTGGAGGGGCAGGAGGAGGAGGCCGAGCTGTGGCAGGCCCGCATGGTGGAGATCGATACCGGTCTGGCGCCGGGCCGAAGCGAGCATGCGCGGGGATTCGGGCCGGACACGACGCTGGCCCAGCGGTGCGCCGCGATGTCGGCGCGGCTGGCCGCCGACGGCATCCGCTGCTCCGCTCACACCCTCGCCGACAAGCGGCGCAAGTGGAAAGCGGCCGGGGAGAACCCGGTTGTGCTGCTGCCCGCAGGGCGGGAGAAACGGCCGGGTGGCTTCACCGATCCGCGGTGCCTGTTCGCCATGCAGGAGGTGGCGGCCCGGCGGGCCCACGCGTCGGATGTGACCATCGACGTGATCCGCGAGGAAGTCGAGGACCTGCTGCACTCGCGGTACGCCAAGGAACTCGGCTCGGCTGGCGTGGCGGCTCTGCTGCCCTCCCGTTCCACCTTCTACCTGCGGATGAAGGAGTCCGGCCTGGCCGATGCCCTGAGCAAGCCGACACGGTCCCGGGCCGCCCTGGCCTCCACCCCGCCGCTGCCCCATGGCGGGCGCGAGGTCGTGCTGCGGCCGGGACAGGTGACCCAGACCGACACCACGCCGCTGCGGATCCTGGCCCGCGGCGACGACGGCCGGCCCACCGCAACGGAGCTGACCTCGCTCATCGATGTGGCCAACCACACCGTGTGCGCGTTGATGATCACGCCCAGCCGCCCCCGGGACGCCGAGAGCGGGCAGGCGGGCCAGGCGACCCGGGCGATCGACCTGACCCTGATGCTGGCCCAGGCATTCGCGCCCTGGCCGGTGATGCCCGGCTGGGACCCGCTCAGTGCGGCCGCCGCCTCCAGTCTGCCGTTCGGGGCGCTGCGGGCCGCGGACGAGCGGTTCACCGAGGCCACCGCCGCCCGCCCGGTCATCCGCCCCGAGCTGATCATCTACGACCAGGGCAGCCCCTATGTGAGCGAGCACTTCACCGAGGTCTGCGACCGGCTGCGCATCGCCCGCCGCCCGGCGCGCAAGAAGACCCCGACCGACAAACCGCTCCCCGAACACTTCTTCGTCACCCTCGCGCACCGCTTCAGTCAGCACGTGACGCACGGCTGGCAGGGCCGCAGCCACAAGAAACGCGGCCGCGGCATCGACCGGATGCCGCTGTACACGATTGCCGAGCTCCAGCAGATGGCCCAGGAGTGGGTGGCGCTCGAGTACCAGCAGACCCCCGACGCGGGGCTGCGTGACCCGTTCCGTCCCCACGTCGTGCTGTCGCCCAACGAGATGTATGCGGTCCAGGTGGCCCGCAGCGGCTACCGGGCGGTGCCGCTCTCCCCTGCCGAGAACCGCTCCTTCCTGCTGCGGCAGTGGGTCCGCCCCGGCAAGGGCGGCTTCATGATCGATTATCGGATCTATCAGCCCATCGCGCAGGACGCCGGTCACTACCGCGAGATCCTTCTGCGCGGCGGCTCGAAACTGCCCGGCCGAGGCGACCAGTGGGAATGCCGCTTCAACCCGTACCACCCCGAGCGGGTGTGGCTGTACGACCACACCGCCGGCACCTGGGTGACCTGCGACTTCCGGCTGCGGCACCTGCTGCACGATCCGTGGACCGCAGACATGTGGCAGGAACACGCAGAGCGGCACCTGGCGGCCGGCGGCAGCAAGCAGGACGAGGAGGCGATCGCCCTGTCCCTGGCGCAGCGCGACCGGCGTCGTCGCAGTCGCAGGCCGCCGCCCAAGCGCACCGGGGCCGAACCGCCCTTCCAGGGGCTGGAGTTGGAGACGGAGCAGCCGTCCCAGGACCCGTACGCGGGTCTGGAGGAGTTCGACCTGTCGACCCTGCGGCCCTACCCGGCGCTGCCCATCTCCCCCATGGCACCCCCCTCAGCACCCGCCACGTCGTTGCTGCCCGCAGGCAGCAACGACGTGGGGCCGACTTCGGGCAGCGGGCTGGCTCCGCATCCGCTCGCAGCGCTCTTCCCCGACGACGGCGACGGCAGCGGGCCGCAGGCCCTCACGGCCGAAGCACCGGCATCTGTAGACGAGGTCGTCGACGCAGAGCTCCTCGACGACCCCAATCCGGACGATGACGAGGCCGAGAACGACGTATGGGATGTGTAG
- a CDS encoding ATP-binding protein: MKASVELRDKREARLRQQLRDTPMRPLPLFQLTGWTHFVDEEVNPPVLAAGTSPTEDRKTDEQAIAYHRHLRMVPTGAMTHMQKTVVEAVHRNSGSREGLMDHVIDGPAGTGKTCLLRAIGRTAQQEIEVATNGRQPNTIPVVHITTPADPEPRVNWIWEIGSYLGLNPEPKSLTEVLEMRRHQDVTLSVNYVLETAQTRLLLVDDIDRSSPQQLANVLPYFDYLRDKLGISLIFCGTGASHLLHQARILAQDLTRVSAENRVRLEQAGRPADPVSPSPTALLPVTWLHPLPLGPKAEEQEMFRRVLASFEADLSLYRLEENALSKHAAQLHQLTGGYFKALTYVISTAAVIAIHSGSENITEKELKAATAQLGPWQPAAGER; encoded by the coding sequence ATGAAGGCATCCGTCGAACTGCGTGACAAGCGTGAAGCCCGCCTGCGCCAGCAGCTGAGGGACACCCCGATGCGGCCTCTGCCGCTGTTCCAGCTCACCGGCTGGACCCACTTCGTCGACGAGGAGGTGAACCCGCCCGTCCTGGCGGCAGGCACCAGTCCCACCGAGGACAGGAAGACGGACGAACAGGCCATCGCCTACCACCGGCACCTGCGGATGGTGCCCACCGGCGCGATGACGCACATGCAGAAGACGGTCGTCGAGGCGGTCCACCGCAACAGCGGGAGCCGTGAGGGCCTGATGGACCATGTCATCGACGGGCCCGCGGGCACTGGCAAGACCTGCCTGCTGCGGGCGATCGGACGCACCGCCCAGCAGGAGATCGAAGTCGCCACGAACGGCCGGCAGCCCAACACGATCCCGGTGGTGCACATCACCACCCCCGCGGACCCGGAGCCGAGGGTGAACTGGATCTGGGAGATCGGCTCCTACCTGGGTCTCAACCCCGAGCCGAAGAGCCTCACGGAAGTCCTGGAGATGCGCAGGCACCAGGATGTGACCCTGTCGGTCAACTACGTCCTGGAGACGGCGCAGACCCGTCTGCTGCTCGTCGACGACATCGACCGGTCCTCGCCACAGCAACTGGCCAACGTGCTGCCCTACTTCGACTACCTGCGCGACAAGCTGGGCATCTCGCTCATCTTCTGCGGCACCGGCGCCAGCCACCTCCTGCACCAGGCCCGCATCCTGGCCCAGGACCTGACCCGGGTCAGCGCGGAGAACCGGGTACGGCTCGAACAGGCGGGCCGCCCGGCGGATCCCGTCTCGCCCTCCCCCACCGCGCTGCTGCCCGTGACCTGGCTGCACCCCCTGCCCCTGGGCCCCAAGGCCGAGGAACAGGAGATGTTCCGGCGCGTACTGGCTAGCTTCGAGGCTGACTTGAGCCTGTACCGGCTCGAGGAAAACGCCCTCAGCAAGCACGCCGCCCAACTGCACCAGCTCACCGGCGGCTACTTCAAAGCCCTCACCTACGTCATCTCCACCGCCGCCGTCATCGCGATCCACAGCGGCAGCGAGAACATCACCGAGAAAGAGCTCAAAGCAGCGACAGCCCAGCTCGGCCCCTGGCAACCAGCCGCAGGCGAGCGGTGA